CCTTAAAATTGAGGAAGAGTGCTTCTTTATTCAGCATATCTTCTTCTAACATAGACTTTATACGCTCATCATCTTGTCCTACGGGTTTTCCACCATTAGAGCAGCTAGATTCAAATCTTCCCACAACGTCGTTACCAGATTGAGAATATGTGATCAGAATAGTTTCTTCTACTTTCACTTTTCCTTTCTTATTGGTCAATTTGGTTACCTGTTCCAATTCACCTGTAATAAGGTGACTGTTTTCTTTTGCAATGATCACTGCTTTTTGCCAGAGTAAATCACCTGTATCATCTGCCCAGATATTTAAATAACTCAGGATGATCAAAAAAAGAAGTATTCTCTTCATAATTTACTCCCCAATGTTCGATGAGTAAATACTCAGACTGGATGGTTTTTCGTCAATAAACTTAAATATTTGCCATTAATTATCCATACCGTTTATCGATTATAAATACCCTAACTCGGATAAACCAAAACCTGCAAGTATGATAGACTACGGCAATAAGAAGTAAGGCATAGCTGTTTTAACCAGCCTGCGTACCGGGGCTGGTTCACAACCATTATTTGAATAAAATACTAATTTTGCTTTAAAAATAATACTATATATTTAAAAGTATCATATATGAAGTTTAAAGATTATAATCAGCAGCAAGGTTTATGCCTTCCTTCCTATCTGGATGACTTGATTCCAGAGAATCATGTCTCCAGGATAATCAATTCATTTGTCGATTTGTTAAGCATGAAAATGCTCGTGAGACCTTGTAAGGCTAATAAAAACGGTAAGGGTGGAAACAGTCCATATCATCCGAAAATGATGCTGAAAATACTAATTTATGCCTACACGCAAGGTATATTTAGTAGTCGAAAAATTGAGAAGCAACTCCATGACAGCATAACATTTATGTGGTTGAATGGATACCAAACTCCCGACCTTGTAACTATTAGCAGATATAGAAGTAAGCACTTTGTAGAGATTTTGCCAGTAGTATTAGCAGATTTCGTATTTCACATATAAGCATTACATCATAAATATCTGTTACTTTTAACTTGTTCTTTTGAATTCTATCTGCATTGATCATCGCTGCATATCAACGGATATTGAAGCTCTTCACGCCGTATATAATTCAAAATCACTGCGTTAAAATGTGACACCTATTTATGACGCAATGCTTATGAGCAAGGTTTCATAGATATTTATGATGTGCATTTCATAGACGGAACAAAGATCAGAGCAGATGCTAACAGAAACAAAGTTGTATGGAAAAAGAATGTTGATCGCCATAAGGAGCGAATTAATAATCGTATTCATTCCCTGCTAAAGGAAATTGACGATATTGATGAAGAAGAAATTGGCGCATTCTCTTGCAGGAGTAAATCAACCATAATGTTGAACAGTCTCAAAAAATGGAGGCATCCCACGGTAAGATTAATTTGACAAAATATGAATTATTTTGATTGTTTGGGTTAGGAGAATTGAATGAAAGTAATATTATCCTAACCTGAAAGATTCTGTTTGTGGGCAAAAGTTATTGGTGTTTCTATTCATTCTATTTGCAGTGAAGATCCGACAAGGGGATAATCCTTTGATCAGAATTAAATTGATATTGATAAGATATAAAAAATAGAAAAATAATTGGAGGGAAAGAAAATGAAAAAGAGGGAAATATTTTACTTCATCATTTTGACACTATTATTAATCGGTTCACATTCGGTGTTTGCTGATACTCGTTTTGCGGCAATTGACGGCTATTGCTATCTGGATGGAGAAGAAAGCCATGAAGGGACAAAAATACTTTTTACTGCTGTTACTCCTTCTGCTATTACGGATAGCACTTACACAAATGAAGATGGTTATTTTCAAATATCTATAAATGAAGGAATATACTCAATTGAATATTCTCATGAAGGCTGGCAGTCTATTAATATTGCTGAAGAGCTTTTGCTGAATGATTCAACCTTTGAGACAGTAACACTTCTATATGGATTACCCTTAGATATTTCAGGCGAAATAAGTGGAATATTAACAAATGAATATATTTATCAAGTTATCGATAATATAACAGTTAATGAGAATGATACTCTAACAATAGAGCCTGGAGTAAGGCTTGAATTTGCTGATGGCAGGCAATTAATAGTATCTGGAATGCTTACAGCAGAAGGAACAGAGGAAGACAGTATTACTTTTACAAGCAACAATTATCAGCCTTTTCCTGGAATTTGGACAAGAATATGTTTCGAAGGTAATAGTTCATCAAGTAGCACGGTTTCATATTGTAAAATAGAATATGCCGATAATGGCATCACCTGCATTTATTCATCACCTACTATTATCAACAATACAATTAGTGATAATGGTTATGGCATCGTACCCTTTTATGATTCATCACCAACTATCACCGGCAATTCAATAAGTAATAATAGTGCAGGCATCCACTGCAACGGCAATGCATCACCCTTTATAAGTAGCAACATGATAAGTAATAATGAAAATGGCATTTATTGCTTTGATTCCTCACCAACTATTACAAACAATTCAATAAGTAATAATGATAATGGCATCTTCTGCGAAGATTCAACTCCCTCTATAAGTAGCAACACGATTAGTAATAATGATAATGGCATCTTCTGCAATGATGAATCCATAGAATCAATCATAGGAAATATCTTTTATGAAAATTCCTTTGGATTTTATGGTGACATGTCACCATCAGAAGTAGTGTATAATCTGTTCTGGATGAGCGATGTTCAAGTTGACATGCCAAATTTATTTGGAGAGATACTTTCTTCAAACATTAATGGAGATCCCTGCGATATATATTGTAATCTCTTTATGGATCCACTCTTTGTTGATGCAGAGAATGGTGATTTTCATCTTACAGAAGCCTCTCCCTGTGTTGATGCTGGTAATCCTGACCCGATTTATTTTGATCCAGATGGAACAATAGCAGATATTGGAGCATTTTATTACCCTCAAGCAATTCCGGGACATAATTTTGGAGATGTG
Above is a genomic segment from Candidatus Stygibacter australis containing:
- a CDS encoding transposase, producing MKFKDYNQQQGLCLPSYLDDLIPENHVSRIINSFVDLLSMKMLVRPCKANKNGKGGNSPYHPKMMLKILIYAYTQGIFSSRKIEKQLHDSITFMWLNGYQTPDLVTISRYRSKHFVEILPVVLADFVFHI
- a CDS encoding NosD domain-containing protein, with amino-acid sequence MKKREIFYFIILTLLLIGSHSVFADTRFAAIDGYCYLDGEESHEGTKILFTAVTPSAITDSTYTNEDGYFQISINEGIYSIEYSHEGWQSINIAEELLLNDSTFETVTLLYGLPLDISGEISGILTNEYIYQVIDNITVNENDTLTIEPGVRLEFADGRQLIVSGMLTAEGTEEDSITFTSNNYQPFPGIWTRICFEGNSSSSSTVSYCKIEYADNGITCIYSSPTIINNTISDNGYGIVPFYDSSPTITGNSISNNSAGIHCNGNASPFISSNMISNNENGIYCFDSSPTITNNSISNNDNGIFCEDSTPSISSNTISNNDNGIFCNDESIESIIGNIFYENSFGFYGDMSPSEVVYNLFWMSDVQVDMPNLFGEILSSNINGDPCDIYCNLFMDPLFVDAENGDFHLTEASPCVDAGNPDPIYFDPDGTIADIGAFYYPQAIPGHNFGDVDDNEIIGAFDASLVLQYFCLLIPEGTTLPWEDWRIDVADVDGNGVVEAFDASLILQFSVGFIDEFPVENLRRKLDRGY